DNA sequence from the Alkaliphilus metalliredigens QYMF genome:
CCCCTTGTCTCGTCTGTTTTTTTGCTCTTTTAAAAAAATTTAGTTGAAAAATAAATGAGATAAGAGTATAATAAAATCAAACATATGAACACATGAGCATATGTACAAAAAAGGGAGCTGATTTGATGGAAAAAGAAAGAATAACAATGGATACTTGCAACTGCACCATCATTCATGAGGATATTGTCAATAGAGTAAAAGAATCTATGCCTCAGGAAGAAAAACTCTATGATCTCGCTGAACTATTTAAGGTATTTGGAGATACCACTAGAATTAAGATTATTTATGCTTTATTTGAGTCAGAAATGTGTGTGTGTGATATTGCTGCACTTCTTGGCATGAACCAATCTGCCATATCACATCAACTAAGGGTGTTGAAGCAAGCGGGATTAGCCAAGTATAGAAGAGAAGGGAAAGTAGTCTACTAC
Encoded proteins:
- a CDS encoding ArsR/SmtB family transcription factor gives rise to the protein MEKERITMDTCNCTIIHEDIVNRVKESMPQEEKLYDLAELFKVFGDTTRIKIIYALFESEMCVCDIAALLGMNQSAISHQLRVLKQAGLAKYRREGKVVYYSLDDEHVKNIFDQGYTHIAHK